The following are encoded in a window of Manihot esculenta cultivar AM560-2 chromosome 8, M.esculenta_v8, whole genome shotgun sequence genomic DNA:
- the LOC110621430 gene encoding probable protein phosphatase 2C 65, producing the protein MGACCSKGANGSGDEGVVVENSLEDRDYDVVEEDDNVTIGDFGARMRLQGASKFISMYTQQGKKGVNQDAMTVWEDFVGNKDMTFCGVFDGHGPYGHKVARHVRDTLPSRLSSAIKLSQSNSFRYGDGNDSNNTHKSGGCIEDHIDYSEGNPLLSTWEAGLVKCFKDMDEELSVDASIDSYCSGSTAVTVIKQGNHLIISHLGDSRAILCTRSSKNQLDAVQLTVDLKPNIASEAERIKKSKGRVFAMDEEPEVFRIWMPDQDCPGLAMARAFGDFCMKDYGLISVPEVSYRRLTKNDEFVVLATDGIWDVLSNYDVIKIVASAKKRSLAAKMVVKYAVRAWKNKSPGSRIDDCAVVCLFLKSKTLLARSFSEVSRVSANHSELAENYSEVSSASLHHSEIAAVPERPRK; encoded by the exons ATGGGAGCATGTTGTAGCAAGGGTGCTAATGGTTCCGGTGATGAGGGTGTTGTGGTGGAGAATTCCTTAGAAGATAGGGATTATGATGTCGTTGAGGAGGATGATAATGTTACCATTGGAGATTTTGGGGCTCGGATGAGATTACAAGGAGCTTCTAAATTCATATCTATGTATACCCAACAAGGAAAAAAGGGGGTTAATCAGGATGCCATGACTGTTTGGGAG GATTTTGTTGGGAATAAAGATATGACTTTCTGTGGAGTGTTTGATGGCCATGGTCCCTATGGCCACAAGGTTGCCCGCCATGTACGTGACACTTTACCATCAAGGCTCTCTTCTGCCATCAAACTATCACAGTCTAATAGCTTCAGATATGGTGATGGAAATGATAGCAATAACACACATAAAAGTGGCGGTTGCATAGAAGATCATATTGATTATAGTGAGGGAAATCCGCTTTTGTCTACATGGGAGGCTGGTCTTGTTAAATGCTTCAAGGATATGGATGAAGAACTAAGCGTTGATGCCAGCATTGATAGCTACTGCAGTGGTTCTACTGCTGTAACTGTAATTAAACAG GGAAATCACTTGATAATCTCCCATTTGGGAGACTCTCGTGCTATTCTTTGTACCAGAAGCAGTAAAAACCAACTCGATGCCGTCCAACTCACAGTTGATTTGAAACCCAATATTGCAA GTGAAGCTGAAAGAATTAAGAAATCAAAAGGCAGGGTCTTTGCAATGGATGAAGAACCGGAAGTTTTTAGAATATGGATGCCTGATCAAGATTGTCCTGGTCTAGCCATGGCCAGGGCCTTTGGAGATTTCTGCATGAAAGACTATGGCCTCATTTCAGTTCCTGAAGTTTCTTATAGAAGGCTGACAAAAAATGATGAATTTGTGGTTCTTGCAACTGATGGG atttggGATGTCTTATCGAACTATGATGTAATAAAGATAGTTGCTTCGGCAAAGAAACGTTCCTTGGCTGCAAAAATGGTAGTGAAGTATGCAGTTCGAGCATGGAAAAATAAATCTCCAGGTTCCAGGATAGACGACTGCGCAGTTGTCTGCTTGTTCCTGAAAAGCAAAACTTTGTTGGCGAGATCCTTCTCTGAAGTTAGCAGGGTGAGTGCAAATCACTCAGAACTTGCAGAAAACTACTCAGAAGTGAGCAGCGCAAGTTTACATCATTCAGAGATTGCAGCAGTTCCTGAAAGACCAAGAAAGTGA
- the LOC110620253 gene encoding uncharacterized protein LOC110620253, with the protein MVEVSSNKPSRCDANDKLKKLIFEKTQRRENITSHRPPRARKEMALNPQLFQNGMPVPFVNEIFVLTRDGVEFEIDKIPGSHGGHVKAKGIIYLSNIRMVFVAYKPVGNFTAFDMPLLYIHGEKFNQPIFFCNNVSGLVEPVVPENENAALYSTHSFKILFKEGGCGTFIPLFFNLLSSVRQYNQQQTSGMGPQMNPLVAAQTPVDEMMRHAYVDPNDPTRIFLQQPTPESELRRRTYQLSPAERSM; encoded by the exons ATGGTAGAAGTCTCATCAAATAAACCGAGCCGGTGCGATGCGAAcgataaattaaagaaattaatattCGAAAAAACGCAGAGAAGAGAAAATATTACATCGCACCGGCCACCGAGAGCAAGAAAAGAGATGGCTCTGAACCCTCAGCTCTTCCAAAATGGGATGCCCGTTCCATTTGTTAACGAGATCTTTGTTTTGACTAGGGATGGCGTCGAGTTCGAGATTGACAAGATCCCTGG AAGTCATGGAGGTCATGTTAAAGCTAAGGGAATAATCTACTTGTCAAATATTCGCATGGTTTTTGTTGCATATAAACCTGTTGGAAACTTCACTGCTTTTGATATGCCCCTG CTTTATATTCATGGTGAAAAATTTAACCAACCAATATTCTTTTGCAACAACGTCTCCGGGCTTGTGGAACCA GTAGTCCCCGAAAATGAGAATGCTGCTCTCTACTCCACTCATTCATTCAAGATTTTGTTCAAGGAAGGGGGTTGTGGAACCTTCATTCCGCTCTTTTTCAACTTGCTCTCTTCAGTAAGGCAATACAATCAGCAACAAACCTCTGGAATGGGGCCCCAGATGAACCCTTTAGTAGCTGCGCAGACCCCAGTTGATGAAATGATGAGACATGC ATACGTTGATCCTAATGATCCAACAAGAATATTTTTGCAGCAGCCCACTCCAGAATCGGAGTTAAGGAGGCGCACATACCAGTTGTCTCCAGCTGAACGCTCCATGTAA